From Amia ocellicauda isolate fAmiCal2 chromosome 12, fAmiCal2.hap1, whole genome shotgun sequence, a single genomic window includes:
- the sh3d19 gene encoding SH3 domain-containing protein 19, with the protein MAEAWVEEEEEELRERRDPGARRNRRVQLGAATDRSDRNKPERQSSQGPLSSIRAAIKRTATTRSNAQNEHPRERRRPEITILSAEPLATNSWFSGATGSFPPAPPPSQGIWGSSIPASAQPPPSYDQVIKEKTQEQVPATSINVTPRASTTTIATQTDFEEADETAGTGSNVTLQAIQSETVLRIARKPPKPPRPSLLPSKTKSVASETTVVAAGSVVVSKERPVVPSRNPVVPCKLPHGAKNSIAEATNNPLDPPGNPAESLLVPSSAVSEQAKPNEPCFVPSEFPCALNETLVISTDPHSAADPAPREEAKQPVPRPRSKLHLKPVTKEVKVQTLVRLKEEYRGESSQEIPESGEIYSGAYLQDLLEVFSTDNQSDQSDQSDETEEDDMNTFGSQRSIRAKIQAFESQSSITGSNEEIKKPELRPRTQMSKPPITAAKPSLAPKPSNRSFWEGDTVTESKPLPAMKNSPALVFPTLQGTDSAFDFNVDPFNLTKNNYLHTVTNNPTHFGTESVSFVENHIPDPAPRPVLPKKPAEMDFKDATQTEKSVPFLPPRQSVTSVAKNFMTQNEGSALNQPTLPVQGKPSLDLFNLYNQNAASFPFGNSAGSESTETTTDFSSNIFENVPNRPAVSRKPTMIRVPSRPNNLCEVETPDPPPLPAHNPVGGFTSSVIRKPSFASRPAPQESITSEWRGSSMSEPTLPPRPSGGRSLPPRPPPIKGTSGRLPPRSLAQPRSTSVVAPKWQQSQKVQKKGPVLPPRPKPGHPLYNNYTLAIPHGIAEYDFNGRNPGELSFQKNEVLVLLEQIDNNTFECQVGDCKGRVQTSYMKIIIPLSKMPSNMERSQPVSPGGPQKENSGLQVQVLHDFTPENPDELALRAGDTVSMVERVDDEWYRGTCWGRSGIFPASYVKALSSIPAPPNGRCTVTEPISGPRCVARFDYEGEQTDELSFSEGDVIRLKQYVDQDWARGEFGGHTGIFPLSFVEIVEDLPTASAQQPVQNKIPLPGLGSTLRMNQDTAKARRAMESVAAEWAVALYDFTAQTDEDLPFKQGDHILITEHVDSDWCRGRLNGREGFFPTAFVQSSAGSAGDGSSHSRTNRRVRVKALFDFTSEAEDELSLKVGDIITDVESVDDEWILGELRGKRGLVPKNYVQVL; encoded by the exons tcaaGGACCCCTCTCTTCTATAAGAGCAGCCATCAAGAGAA CAGCGACAACCAGATCGAATGCACAGAACGAGCATCCCAGGGAGAGAAG GCGGCCAGAGATAACCATCCTTTCAGCAGAACCACTGGCGACAAATTCCTGGTTTTCTGGTGCTACTGGGAGTTTTCCACCAGCACCGCCGCCCTCTCAGGGAATCTGGGGCAGTAGCATTCCAGCATCTGCACAG CCACCACCATCGTACGACCAGGTGATCAAAGAGAAGACACAGGAGCAAGTTCCTGCAACATCTATCAATGTTACTCCTCGGGCTTCCACCACTACGATTGCTACACAAACAGACTTTGAAGAAGCAGATGAGACAGCAGGCACGGGAAGTAATGTAACACTGCAGGCAATTCAAAGTGAGACTGTGCTAAGAATTG CAAGAAAACCTCCAAAACCTCCAAGACCATCATTGCTGCCATCAAAAACTAAATCAGTGGCAAGTGAAACTACGGTTGTTGCAGCTGGGTCTGTTGTGGTTTCTAAAGAGAGGCCAGTTGTCCCTAGTCGTAATCCAGTTGTCCCCTGCAAGCTACCACATGGTGCCAAAAACAGTATAGCTGAAGCCACAAATAACCCACTTGATCCACCTGGGAATCCAGCTGAATCCCTGCTAGTACCTTCTTCAGCAGTGTCTGAACAAGCCAAACCCAATGAGCCTTGCTTTGTCCCCAGTGAGTTTCCTTGTGCTCTAAACGAGACTCTAGTCATCTCCACTGATCCTCACTCAGCAGCTGACCCTGCTCCCAGGGAAGAAGCAAAGCAGCCGGTGCCACGACCTCGATCCAAATTACATTTGAAACCAGTAACCAAAGAAGTCAAGGTACAAACACTAGTGCGATTAAAAGAAGAGTACAGGGGAGAGAGCTCTCAGGAGATCCCAGAGAGCGGGGAAATATACTCGGGTGCATATCTACAAGATCTCTTGGAGGTTTTTTCTACAGATAACCAAAGTGACCAAAGTGACCAAAGTGACGAAACTGAAGAGGACGACATGAATACCTTTGGTAGCCAAAGAAGTATCCGTGCAAAGATCCAAGCCTTCGAGAGCCAATCTAGCATAACTGGTAGCAACGAGGAAATTAAGAAACCTGAATTGCGCCCCCGTACTCAAATGTCAAAGCCCccaattacagctgcaaaacCTTCTTTAGCTCCCAAACCTTCGAACAGAAGTTTCTGGGAAGGGGACACAGTGACAGAGTCCAAACCACTTCCAGCCATGAAGAACAGCCCTGCTTTGGTATTTCCTACGTTGCAAGGAACAGATTCTGCTTTTGATTTCAATGTAGATCCTTTCAACCTGACCAAAAATAACTATCTTCATACAGTAACAAATAATCCCACTCACTTTGGGACTGAAAGTGTGTCATTTGTTGAAAACCACATTCCAGACCCTGCACCAAGACCAGTTCTCCCAAAAAAGCCTGCAGAGATGGACTTCAAAGACGCAACTCAAACCGAAAAGTCTGTTCCTTTTCTGCCTCCACGGCAGTCTGTTACCTCTGTGGCAAAGAACTTCATGACACAGAATGAGGGATCTGCTCTTAATCAACCCACCCTTCCAGTGCAGGGAAAACCCAGCCTGGACCTATTCAACCTTTATAATCAAAATGCAGCCTCTTTCCCCTTTGGAAACAGCGCAGGGAGTGAGAGCACAGAAACCACAACTG ACTTTTCTTCCaacatatttgaaaatgttcCAAATCGCCCAGCTGTGTCTCGTAAACCTACAATGATCAGAGTTCCCAGCAGACCCAACAACT TATGTGAGGTTGAGACTCCAgaccctccacctctccctgctCATAATCCAGTGGGTGGCTTTACTTCCTCTGTGATTCGGAAACCCAGCTTTGCCTCAAGACCTGCACCTCAG gaATCCATTACTTCGGAATGGAGAGGCAGCTCAATGTCTGAACCAACTCTGCCTCCACG ACCTAGTGGAGGTCGGTCACTGCCTCCCCGCCCCCCTCCCATTAAAGGGACTTCAGGAAGGCTACCCCCTAGATCCTTGGCTCAGCCCCGCTCCACCTCTGTGGTGGCACCTAAATGGCAACAGAGCCAGAAGGTGCAGAAGAAGGGGCCGGTACTACCACCCAGGCCCAAACCTGGGCATCCCCTTTACAACAACTACACA CTTGCCATCCCACATGGAATTGCAGAATATGACTTTAATGGCAGGAATCCAGGGGAGCTTTCCTTCCAG AAAAACGAAGTCCTGGTGCTTCTGGAGCAGATTGACAACAATACATTTGAATGTCAAGTTGGAGACTGCAAGGGTAGAGTTCAGACGTCTTATATGAAGATCATTATACCACTGTCAAAGATGCCCAGCAACATGGAAAGATCACAG CCTGTTAGTCCTGGGGGACCCCAGAAAGAGAACAGTGGCCTACAAGTTCAAGTTTTGCATGACTTCACTCCAG AAAACCCTGATGAGCTAGCACTTCGTGCTGGGGACACCGTGTCCATGGTGGAGAGGGTTGATGATGAGTGGTACCGTGGGACTTGCTGGGGCCGCTCTGGCATCTTCCCTGCCAGCTATGTCAAAGCCCTG TCAAGCATTCCAGCTCCACCTAATGGAAGATGCACTGTGACTGAGCCCATCAG tgGTCCGAGATGTGTGGCTCGGTTTGATTATGAAGGGGAGCAGACAGATGAGTTGTCGTTCTCTGAAGGCGATGTGATTAGGCTGAAGCAGTATGTAGACCAGGACTGGGCCAGGGGGGAATTCGGTGGCCACACAGGAATCTTTCCCCTGAGCTTTGTGGAAATTGTGGAGGATCTACCCACAGCATCAGCCCAGCAGCCTGTGCAGAACAAAATCCCCCTTCCAG GACTGGGTTCAACCCTGAGAATGAACCAAGATACTGCAAAAGCCAGACGG GCCATGGAGTCTGTGGCTGCAGAATGGGCTGTTGCTCTCTATGACTTCACAGCCCAGACAGATGAGGATCTGCCTTTTAAACAAGGGGACCACATCCTCATCACTGAGCACGTCGACTCGGATTGGTGCCGAGGGAGGCTCAATGGCAGAGAGGGCTTCTTCCCAACTGCCTTTGTCCAGAGTTCTGCAG GGTCAGCTGGGGACGGATCTTCTCACAGTAGGACTAATCGAAGAGTAAGAGTTAAAGCCCTGTTTGACTTCACTTCAGAGGCTGAGGATGAGCTCTCACTGAAG gtAGGAGATATAATTACAGACGTGGAGTCTGTGGATGATGAATGGATTTTGGGAGAACTGAGGGGGAAACGTGGTCTTGTCCCGAAGAACTATGTCCAAGTGCTGTGA
- the rps3a gene encoding small ribosomal subunit protein eS1 codes for MAVGKNKRLTKGGKKGAKKKVVDPFSKKDWYDVKAPAMFNIRNLGKTLVTRTQGTKIASDGLKGRVFEVSLADLQNDEVAFRKFKLITEDVQGKNCLTNFHGMDLTRDKMCSMVKKWQTMIEAHVDVKTTDGYLLRLFCVGFTKKRANQIRKTSYAQHQQVRQIRKKMMEIMTREVQTNDLKEVVNKLIPDSVGKDIEKACQSIYPLHDVFVRKVKMLKKPKFELGKLMELHGEGGGTSTTAKPAGDESGAKVERADGYEPPVQETV; via the exons ATGGCAGTCGGCAAGAATAAGAGGCTGACCAAAGGAGGCAAGAAAGGTGCCAAAAAGAAGGT GGTGGACCCTTTCTCCAAGAAGGACTGGTATGATGTCAAGGCACCAGCCATGTTCAACATCAGGAACCTGGGGAAGACGCTGGTCACCAGGACACAGGGAACCA AAATCGCCTCCGACGGTCTGAAGGGACGCGTGTTCGAAGTCAGTCTGGCTGATCTGCAGAACGATGAGGTGGCCTTCCGTAAATTCAAGCTGATTACAGAAGATGTCCAAGGCAAGAACTGTCTGACCAACTTCCATGGCATGGACCTCACCCGTGACAAGATGTGCTCCATGGTCAAGAAATGGCAG ACTATGATTGAGGCCCATGTCGATGTAAAGACAACCGACGGCTACCTGCTTCGGCTGTTCTGCGTGGGCTTCACCAAGAAGCGGGCCAACCAGATCCGCAAGACCTCCTATGCCCAGCACCAGCAGGTCCGTCAGATCCGCAAAAAGATGATGGAAATCATGACCCGGGAGGTACAGACCAACGACCTCAAGGAAGTTGTAAACAAGCT GATTCCGGACAGTGTTGGCAAGGACATTGAAAAGGCCTGTCAGTCGATCTACCCCCTGCACGACGTCTTCGTCAGGAAGGTCAAGATGCTCAAAAAGCCTAAGTTTGAGT TGGGCAAACTGATGGAGCTTCATGGCGAGGGAGGAGGCACCAGCACCACTGCCAAGCCAGCAGGAGATGAATCTGGTGCAAAAGTGGAGAGGGCTGATGGCTACGAGCCCCCAGTCCAGGAGACAGTCTGA